One part of the Candidatus Bathyarchaeota archaeon genome encodes these proteins:
- a CDS encoding nucleotidyltransferase family protein: protein MRTLDDFKRQLELLKPVLEKDYQVETIGIFGSYSQNCQNQKSDLDLLVTFHEPNDIDLIDFIALKQFLTRKLKVKVDLVQKGALKSRIKERILQETIYV, encoded by the coding sequence ATGAGAACACTTGACGACTTTAAAAGGCAGCTTGAGCTCCTCAAGCCAGTCCTGGAAAAAGACTATCAAGTGGAAACTATAGGCATATTCGGCTCGTATTCTCAGAACTGCCAAAACCAGAAAAGCGATTTAGACCTCCTAGTAACCTTTCATGAGCCTAACGACATTGACTTAATAGATTTTATTGCCCTCAAACAGTTTTTAACCCGAAAACTCAAGGTGAAAGTTGACTTAGTTCAAAAAGGCGCTCTTAAATCCCGAATTAAGGAAAGAATACTGCAAGAGACAATCTATGTATGA
- a CDS encoding DUF86 domain-containing protein: MKAIHEVEDFMSNLSFDDFLTDAKTIRAVTMDFIVIGEATKYIPLETRRCYPEIPWSKIVGMKNILTHDYPAIKIEVLWKTAKKRLPELKPVIEELINEK; the protein is encoded by the coding sequence TTGAAGGCTATTCACGAAGTGGAGGATTTCATGAGCAATCTTTCATTCGACGATTTCTTGACAGATGCCAAAACCATAAGGGCAGTAACAATGGACTTCATAGTTATCGGTGAAGCAACTAAATATATCCCCCTAGAAACCAGAAGATGCTACCCTGAAATTCCCTGGTCAAAAATTGTCGGAATGAAAAACATATTAACACATGATTATCCAGCCATAAAAATTGAAGTTTTATGGAAGACAGCCAAGAAACGCTTGCCCGAACTCAAACCAGTGATTGAGGAATTAATTAACGAAAAATAA
- the metG gene encoding methionine--tRNA ligase subunit beta produces the protein MAEENKQPEEITFDYFSKLDLRVGKIVEAEAVPQSKKLLKIQVDFGTEKRQCIAGLQKYYKPEDMVGKKFVFLLNLQRRLLAGLESQAMILAAEDAQGNVSVLQPEKDIVEGSKIG, from the coding sequence ATGGCAGAAGAAAATAAGCAGCCAGAAGAAATAACGTTTGATTACTTTTCAAAGCTTGACTTGCGAGTCGGCAAAATCGTTGAGGCAGAGGCGGTTCCACAAAGCAAGAAACTGCTAAAAATCCAAGTGGACTTCGGTACAGAAAAACGTCAATGCATTGCAGGTTTGCAGAAATACTACAAACCCGAGGACATGGTGGGCAAAAAATTTGTGTTTCTTTTGAATCTGCAGCGGCGGTTGCTGGCGGGGCTGGAGTCGCAGGCTATGATTCTGGCGGCGGAGGACGCGCAGGGCAACGTGTCGGTGCTGCAGCCGGAGAAGGACATAGTGGAAGGCAGCAAAATCGGTTGA
- a CDS encoding endonuclease V, with protein sequence MPKLPSNFSVKKAHDTQRRLSKLVIHNDQLPQQICTVGGVDVSYVGELGVGAVAVLDFGTLEILETSIAVCPARIPYVPTLLSFRELPPAIAAIRRLRVQPDVFLVDAQGWAHPYRCGFASHLGLALDKPTVGAAKSRLIGQPTQRGGRTLLLDRGEVIGEEVVTRVGVKPVYVSVGHKVSLQTAVELVRRCSKTRIPEPLRQAHKLATQARLALAEKAK encoded by the coding sequence ATGCCTAAGCTCCCCAGCAATTTTTCAGTGAAAAAAGCCCACGACACCCAAAGGCGCCTATCCAAACTGGTTATCCATAACGACCAGTTGCCCCAGCAAATTTGCACGGTAGGCGGAGTAGATGTTTCCTACGTGGGCGAGTTAGGCGTCGGCGCAGTGGCGGTTCTGGATTTTGGCACGCTAGAGATTTTGGAGACATCAATTGCTGTCTGCCCAGCCCGCATCCCATATGTTCCTACGCTTCTGTCTTTTCGGGAACTTCCCCCCGCCATCGCCGCAATACGCAGGCTTAGAGTGCAGCCGGACGTGTTTTTGGTAGATGCACAGGGCTGGGCTCACCCTTACCGCTGCGGCTTTGCCAGCCACCTAGGATTGGCGCTTGACAAACCAACGGTGGGGGCAGCTAAGAGTAGACTCATCGGGCAGCCTACCCAGCGAGGCGGCAGAACCCTGTTGCTGGATCGAGGCGAAGTCATCGGCGAGGAAGTGGTTACCCGCGTCGGCGTCAAACCCGTCTACGTCAGCGTCGGCCACAAGGTCAGCCTCCAAACCGCCGTGGAGCTTGTGCGGCGCTGCAGCAAAACCCGCATCCCCGAGCCGCTGCGGCAAGCCCACAAGCTGGCAACGCAGGCGCGGCTGGCGCTGGCTGAGAAGGCAAAGTAA
- a CDS encoding GNAT family N-acetyltransferase has product MAKETTPDAGIKYVSGDQTLLPQIKPLWEALNLYHTSRSTHFKGHYRGMTFEKRVAVLLKKSVGGELHLELALDQAAGRGVGYVVCSFGGEGVGEVDSVFVEEAYRGRGIGDKLMKNTLAWMEQRGALKKTVEVSVGNEAAWGFYGRYGFLPRKTVLEQT; this is encoded by the coding sequence ATGGCAAAAGAAACCACCCCAGACGCAGGCATCAAGTATGTATCCGGTGACCAGACCCTGCTGCCCCAAATCAAGCCCCTCTGGGAAGCCCTCAACCTCTACCACACCAGCCGCTCCACCCACTTCAAGGGGCACTATCGGGGGATGACTTTTGAGAAGCGCGTAGCTGTCTTGCTTAAGAAATCCGTGGGCGGCGAGTTGCATTTGGAGTTAGCCCTAGATCAGGCTGCTGGAAGAGGCGTGGGATATGTCGTGTGCAGCTTTGGCGGCGAGGGAGTAGGCGAGGTGGACTCTGTCTTTGTGGAGGAGGCATATCGGGGCAGAGGCATAGGTGATAAGCTGATGAAGAATACGTTGGCATGGATGGAGCAGCGGGGTGCCTTGAAGAAAACTGTTGAGGTCTCCGTGGGCAACGAGGCGGCGTGGGGATTCTATGGGCGATATGGGTTTTTGCCGCGTAAAACAGTGCTTGAACAAACCTAA
- a CDS encoding Coenzyme F420 hydrogenase/dehydrogenase, beta subunit C-terminal domain, whose amino-acid sequence MAPNPNSPLKEKAQRQEALEERYLKGTRDPDLGVFCDLFSAKSGVAGQDGGVVTALLQKGLCEGLFDVAIAVKRTSGYNAEAIIIEDAQQAAAASGTCYFKVNVTAKLRELLAESKKRVAIVCTPCEASVARRIQQSLGETCEVTIIGLFCFEAFNRQRLKEQVKAQLDVDLDRVGKTQVRSGKFIAHLGGSQVSCSVKDLHGAGEGACGFCDDFVSRLADVSVGSVGSREGYSTVIVRSEVGARLLSGHGFMVEAADKAEIVRLCRFKRLRAEKSFSGLKKR is encoded by the coding sequence ATGGCACCTAACCCAAACAGTCCCCTTAAAGAGAAAGCCCAGCGACAAGAGGCACTTGAAGAGCGGTACCTCAAAGGCACACGCGACCCAGATTTGGGTGTTTTCTGCGATTTGTTTTCCGCAAAAAGCGGCGTGGCTGGGCAGGATGGAGGCGTGGTTACGGCGCTGCTGCAGAAGGGCCTATGTGAAGGACTCTTTGACGTCGCTATAGCTGTGAAGCGCACCTCTGGGTACAATGCGGAGGCCATAATCATTGAGGATGCGCAGCAAGCGGCGGCGGCAAGCGGCACCTGCTACTTTAAAGTCAACGTGACCGCCAAGCTCCGAGAGCTCCTCGCAGAGAGCAAAAAACGCGTCGCCATCGTCTGCACTCCCTGCGAAGCCTCCGTGGCAAGACGCATCCAGCAATCCCTCGGCGAAACCTGCGAAGTCACCATAATTGGGCTGTTCTGCTTTGAAGCCTTCAACCGCCAGCGGCTAAAAGAGCAAGTTAAAGCGCAGCTTGACGTGGACTTGGATAGAGTGGGGAAAACTCAGGTGCGCAGCGGAAAATTCATCGCTCACCTAGGGGGAAGCCAAGTTAGCTGCAGCGTCAAAGACCTTCATGGCGCTGGGGAGGGGGCATGTGGGTTCTGTGATGATTTTGTTTCTCGGCTGGCGGATGTTTCGGTGGGTTCAGTGGGCAGCAGGGAGGGTTACTCGACGGTGATTGTGCGTTCTGAAGTCGGGGCGAGGCTGCTGTCGGGCCACGGGTTTATGGTGGAAGCGGCTGATAAAGCTGAAATCGTGCGGCTATGCAGGTTTAAGCGGTTGCGGGCTGAAAAATCCTTTTCTGGCTTAAAAAAGCGGTGA